In the genome of Litorilinea aerophila, one region contains:
- a CDS encoding HD domain-containing protein encodes MATTADIILTLLDQANHLKQLPRTGWLLAGVADPESVAEHSHATALLALFLAESINADWRAQGLSQPLAVDRVVRLALIHDLAEAVLTDLPRRSSQVLGAAVKQAAERQIFQELLQDLPNGSAYLQLWEEYAAASTPEARLVQDADKLEMVHQALCYQRRGHRHLQEFWEGHRWHYPLSQALFEALDRARG; translated from the coding sequence GTGGCAACAACTGCGGACATCATCCTGACCCTGCTGGACCAGGCCAATCATCTCAAACAATTGCCCCGGACTGGCTGGTTGCTGGCTGGCGTGGCTGATCCGGAGTCGGTAGCCGAGCATAGCCATGCCACCGCGCTCCTGGCCCTCTTTTTGGCCGAATCCATCAACGCGGATTGGCGGGCCCAGGGGCTCAGCCAACCCCTGGCGGTGGACCGGGTGGTGCGCCTGGCCCTGATCCACGATCTGGCGGAGGCGGTCCTGACCGACCTGCCCCGGCGCAGCAGCCAGGTGTTGGGGGCGGCGGTCAAACAGGCGGCCGAGCGCCAGATCTTCCAGGAGCTTTTACAGGACCTGCCCAACGGCTCGGCCTATCTGCAACTCTGGGAGGAGTACGCCGCAGCCAGCACGCCGGAAGCCCGCCTGGTGCAGGATGCGGACAAGCTGGAAATGGTCCACCAGGCCCTCTGCTACCAGCGGCGGGGCCACCGGCACCTCCAGGAATTCTGGGAGGGCCATCGGTGGCACTACCCCCTGAGCCAGGCGCTCTTTGAGGCGCTGGACCGTGCCAGAGGGTGA
- a CDS encoding LCP family protein, with amino-acid sequence MNRPSWLLGSLLFCVLFLLSGCQQKVFVGFPTPTPTSALAASITVVNAEDAPMPPVGPRTVNPFLALRRSGVGRSSAPLETGGGPPFDWRETDNYLILGTDRRDGWTNWRTDTIMVVGLDRRLQRAAVLSIPRDLYIEIPGYGWGRINQVDYIGEKVLKVDGGGPALVSTVLSNTLGIQTGHWIRFEMNGFVSVVDAVGGVTIHLDCPFYEPIFNLTTNSWDYFTLPAGEVHMDGDTAYWFVRLRLRESDIGRARRQRQFLWALRDQVLQTNLLPRVPELWLAFRDSFTTDLTLLEVLDLLRFGISLDPANVRAAGITLKELQSYTTENGASVLIIADPEKVRAVVENIWDAPAMVDSNRQDSERCEPIPTGPPNVTVEAVPTPGSTPVPDTAPIDVPGGENGEENNETIGAEGQLDTGGG; translated from the coding sequence GTGAACAGGCCGTCATGGTTGTTGGGGTCACTGCTATTTTGCGTCCTTTTTTTGCTCAGTGGCTGCCAGCAGAAGGTCTTTGTCGGTTTTCCCACGCCCACACCCACCAGCGCCCTGGCCGCGTCCATCACCGTGGTGAACGCCGAAGATGCCCCCATGCCGCCGGTGGGCCCTCGCACGGTGAACCCCTTCCTGGCCTTGCGCCGGTCCGGCGTGGGCCGCTCTTCAGCGCCCCTGGAGACCGGTGGCGGCCCGCCCTTCGACTGGCGCGAGACGGACAATTACCTGATCCTGGGCACCGACCGGCGGGATGGGTGGACCAACTGGCGCACCGATACCATCATGGTGGTGGGCCTGGATCGACGCCTGCAGCGGGCTGCCGTCCTGAGCATCCCCCGGGATCTCTACATCGAGATCCCCGGCTACGGCTGGGGACGCATCAACCAGGTGGACTACATCGGCGAGAAGGTGCTGAAGGTGGACGGCGGCGGCCCGGCCCTGGTCTCCACCGTGTTGAGCAACACCCTGGGTATCCAGACCGGGCACTGGATCCGCTTTGAGATGAATGGCTTCGTCTCTGTGGTGGATGCTGTAGGTGGGGTGACCATCCACCTGGATTGCCCCTTCTACGAGCCTATCTTCAACCTCACCACCAACTCGTGGGACTACTTCACCCTGCCCGCGGGTGAGGTGCACATGGACGGCGACACAGCCTACTGGTTCGTCCGCCTGCGCCTGCGGGAGAGCGACATCGGCCGGGCCCGGCGTCAGCGTCAGTTCCTCTGGGCCTTGCGGGACCAGGTGCTGCAGACCAACCTCCTGCCCCGGGTGCCGGAGCTCTGGCTAGCCTTCCGGGATTCCTTCACCACCGACCTCACCTTGCTGGAAGTTCTAGACCTGCTTCGCTTCGGTATCAGCCTGGATCCCGCCAACGTCCGCGCCGCGGGTATCACCCTCAAGGAGCTGCAGAGCTACACCACCGAGAATGGCGCCTCTGTGCTCATCATCGCTGACCCGGAAAAGGTCCGGGCTGTGGTGGAGAACATCTGGGATGCGCCGGCCATGGTGGACAGCAACCGGCAGGACAGCGAGCGCTGCGAGCCCATCCCCACCGGGCCACCCAACGTCACCGTGGAGGCGGTGCCCACGCCCGGCAGCACGCCTGTGCCGGATACAGCGCCCATCGACGTGCCGGGGGGGGAGAACGGCGAGGAGAACAACGAGACCATCGGCGCCGAGGGCCAGCTCGACACCGGCGGGGGCTGA
- a CDS encoding sugar phosphate isomerase/epimerase family protein, with translation MQLGAMNDPRRNLLEEIRWIGEQGFDFVELTFQAPTAAVESQDWSTVGRAIADAGLQVLAHAAPYLPVENPSPLVRQAALDELRRTIDAAQRVGARLCTVGFRGWPAYMSEATGYEYCRQLFSILVRHGAEQGVQVALENSPQNRHQLKYFREIFSRVPDLGLTYDIGHGNVETARSMTRDYLFALADRLRHVHLSDNDGSADDHLPVGAPRAGGIHLERELQHLRSFRYDGTITLQIFGDRRWLLASVAQVREAWAAAE, from the coding sequence ATGCAACTGGGCGCAATGAATGACCCTCGCCGCAACCTGCTGGAGGAGATCCGGTGGATTGGTGAACAGGGCTTCGACTTCGTGGAACTGACCTTCCAGGCGCCGACCGCCGCGGTGGAGAGCCAGGATTGGTCTACGGTGGGGCGGGCCATCGCCGACGCCGGCCTGCAGGTACTGGCCCATGCCGCCCCGTACCTGCCCGTGGAAAACCCTTCGCCCCTGGTACGCCAGGCCGCGCTGGACGAGCTGCGACGGACCATCGACGCGGCCCAACGGGTGGGCGCCCGGCTCTGCACCGTCGGCTTCCGGGGTTGGCCGGCCTACATGTCCGAGGCCACCGGCTACGAGTACTGCCGGCAGCTCTTCAGCATCCTGGTGCGGCACGGCGCCGAGCAGGGGGTTCAGGTGGCCCTGGAGAACAGCCCCCAGAACCGCCATCAGCTCAAATATTTCCGGGAGATCTTCAGCCGGGTGCCGGACCTGGGCCTGACCTACGACATCGGCCATGGCAATGTGGAGACGGCCCGCAGTATGACCCGGGACTACCTCTTCGCCCTGGCAGACCGGCTCCGACACGTCCACCTGAGCGACAACGACGGCAGCGCCGACGACCACCTGCCCGTGGGCGCGCCCCGGGCCGGCGGCATCCACCTGGAGCGAGAACTGCAACACCTGCGCAGCTTCCGCTACGACGGCACCATCACCCTCCAGATCTTCGGTGACCGCCGCTGGCTGCTGGCCAGCGTGGCCCAGGTGCGGGAGGCCTGGGCAGCGGCAGAGTAG
- a CDS encoding acyl-CoA thioesterase, giving the protein MTPTDLRPRTVADSALTLTQFMQPEHSNSLGTVHGGVLLKLCDECGGIVASRHARRPAVTVTVDSVTFHQPVYVGQLLLVHGRITYVGRTSMEVELRVEAENLLTGEITHTNSAYFVYVALDDQLRPTAVPPLDLQNDEERRRFEEGRRRQEIRLSRRHTP; this is encoded by the coding sequence ATGACACCCACCGACCTGCGGCCCCGCACCGTAGCCGACAGCGCCCTCACCCTCACCCAGTTCATGCAGCCCGAACACTCCAACAGCCTGGGCACGGTCCACGGCGGTGTGCTCCTCAAGCTGTGTGATGAATGCGGCGGCATTGTGGCCAGCCGCCACGCCCGCCGCCCCGCGGTAACCGTCACCGTGGACAGCGTCACCTTCCACCAGCCGGTCTACGTGGGCCAATTGCTCCTGGTCCACGGGCGCATCACCTACGTGGGCCGGACCAGCATGGAGGTGGAGCTGCGGGTGGAGGCCGAAAACCTGCTGACGGGGGAAATCACCCACACCAACAGCGCCTACTTTGTCTACGTGGCCCTGGACGACCAGCTACGCCCCACAGCCGTGCCGCCGCTGGACCTGCAGAATGACGAGGAGCGGCGCCGCTTCGAGGAGGGACGCCGTCGCCAGGAGATCCGCCTGAGCCGCCGCCACACCCCATGA